The sequence GAATGTATGTGTGCATATAACCATATCTATGTATGACACTGAAACTaccatatttcttttttttttttttgaacaaaaaactGCCATATTTCATTAGATACTTTCTAGCAGAAACTCAAAACCAAAGAGGAccaatttcaaatttttgttcTCTTATTGTTTTTCTATATATCTTGCCTCGTAAACACCGCCCTATTTTCTGTCAGagaaataaaattgatttttctCAGGATTTTTTTCCTTAGATTTAATTACGTACTTATACTACGGGCAGTTCACGTGCTGCTAAACAATATAATAGAGAGTTTGTCATTACAGAGTTTCCCTTTTCTGTTTCGTTTGTACTCTGCACCATAACCACACAAGCCACATAATTTTCTTTTGAACTGAACCACATGACTATTTTCGATTTATTATAATTACAATATACATTTTGCATAAAAACAAAATGACGCTAATATTTGATAGAAGTGGCAACTAATAATACACTACAAACAATTtcgattttgaattttgttttggttCTTGGTTGGATTTTGATGTGTGTGTGACGTAGAGTTCTATAAATGGTATGAAGCCAAGGAAATAAAAGTATGCTGGTATACGTGCACGCACACAcacatcaaaatatataaatgcatTTATGTCTAATATAATCCTGATCAGTGAATATATGCTGAAGTTGCATTTATTGAACTTCTAGGATCTTGAATTAAAACAGATTCAGATATTCATTTGTCAATCATTCTCTCTACATACTAATTTCGTGAAACATAACTTTTTCCACCTACCTTAACCTTTGTAATTCTCTGTATAcgcatatattatttaaatacacATTAATGCATACATACACATGGAGTTATAGTTAGCAATGACAAGCATATCTTATGCATATAAAATATCTTTTCAGAATTAATAAtgattattttaattagttattGCATATACCGGTAGATTTATTCTTGGTCTCACCCCTAgagtgaacctctaggttcaccaatcAATatgattgtgttatttcatattcgatatttttaaaaaaaaaatattgtcaagttatattatgtttttaaaataaaaaagtgaaaaataaataaaagaattatttttaacgtcgtcagcaaaacactaaatcataaaccctaaatcctaatccttaaaccctaaatcctaaacctttggataaatcctaaatccttggataaatcctaaaccattggataaatcctaaactcataatcaaaaacactaaaacactcaagggtttagggtttagggttcagtGCTTAGtgtttgatttagagtttaggatttatctaagggtttagggtttacccaaaaatttagggtttacgatttagggtttagggtttagtgttttgctgacgacgttaaaaatatttttttaaatttttttgtaactactattattttttatttatttttttcccttctattttaaaaacataatataacttgacaatattttattttatttttttaaagatatcgaatataaataataaaatccaaTTAGTTGTTGAACATAGAGATTCAcctgaacccaagaataactcatactgatatatatatacaatatagtTGTTCGTAAGCAAAGTTATATAGACATACATCATCAAACTTGAAGTGTGACACAACATTGTACTCCTATTTATGTATATGCATCTATTAGGGAATCCTATTGTGATTAGGATTACCTATAGATAATGATAGACCTATATTGTTAGAGATAACTACAAGAAGATATAGGATATTGTGGTCGGTCATTCtcgtgtatatatattgttgtaaAGAGTTTCAATGAATACAAGTTAATAGTTTATCATTCAATCTCTactttacatggtatcagagcaataaCTATCCTGAAACCTAGTTTTTCATTAGCAAGTCAAGTTTGATGGCTGGTGAAGTCGATTCTTCTGCTAGTAAAAGCAGTGCTCAAGTTGAGCATGTTGAGCAAAGTAATATGGGCTCAGTGAGCTCAACTCCGTACTCGTTGTTTGCGTCGGACAACCCTGGAGCATTAATAACTTCGGTGGTGTTTAACGGAGACAATTATAATGAGTGGTCTACAGAGTTAACCAATGCCTTGAGAGCCAAGAGAAAGTTAGGGTTTCTCGATGGAACAATACCTAAACCTTCCATTGATGATCCGAAATTTGATCTCTGGTCTTCGGTTAATTCTATGATTGTCGGCTGGATACGGTCTTCTATTGAAGCGAAGGTTCGGTCAACAGTCACTTTTATATCAGATTCTCACAAACTTTGGGAGAATTTGAAGAAACGTTTCTCAGTGGGGAACAAAGTCCGAGTTCATCATCTGAAAGAACAACTGGCGTCTTGCAAACAAGGTGGTCAATCAGTGATGGAGTACTATGGACGTCTAGCAAAGATGTGGGAGGAGCTAGACATGTATAAGCCTCTTCCAGCTTGCAGTTGCAGTGCTTCTACAGAGTATGAAAAGGAAAGAGATGAAGAAAAAGTTCATCAGTTTGTCATGGGACTTGACGAATCTCGGTTTGGAGGAGTTTGTCAAGGGATCATATCCAGTGATTCTTTAGTTGATCTTGGAGAAGCTTATTCCAAAGTCATTAGAGAAGAACAGCGTCTGGCTTCATTCAAAGAAAGAGAGACTCAACAAGGTGCAGTCGGTTTTGTCGCAAAGAAAGATCAAGTTGATCCAACTATGCGTCGATCTTCTCAGTGTTCTCATTGTGGTCGCAAAGGACATGAGAAATCCAATTGTTGGCAACTCGTTGGTTTCCCGGACTGGTGGGAAGAACGATCAAGCAAGCAAGAGAACAGGAGTTCTCAGAGTAACAGAGGACGTGGTTCCTCGAGTTCTGATAGAGGGAAAAGCAATGGACCAAAGGCACACAACGCTCATGCAACCTCATCAAATGAATCAAGTTTTCCAGTGTTCACAGAAGAGCAACTGAAAGCTCTtacacagatgatcaatgagaGAACTAAGTCATCTTCCGATAAGTTGTCCGGTAAGCTCTATGGAGATTTGATACTAGATACTGgagcatctcatcatatgaccGGAGAGCTCTCGTTTCTTAAAAATATCTCCAGTATAGCTCCATGTCCAGTGGGTTTCGCAGATGGAAACAAAGCGTTTGCGACTCATATTGGCGTGTTGTATCTTTCTGAAAACATCACATTATCTAATGTGTTGTTTGTACCGAATCTCAACTGCTCACTCATCTCAGTGTCCAAACTCTTACGACAAACAAATTGTCTAGCATTACTGACAGATACAATTTGTGTTTTATAGGATCGTTTCTCACGGACGCTGATTGGAGCAGGTGAAGAGAGAGATGGGGTTTATTACTTTAAGGATGTCATGGCAGCTAGAGTTCATGTTGCTGAGAAGTCTGTTAAAGAAGTTGATCAGTTTCGTTGGCACCAGAGGCTAGGGCATCCAGCGTTTTCAGTTTTGAGTTTATTACCTTTGTCATTTTCTACTAATAAGTCGTTGACTCAGAGTCCTTGTGACACATGTTTTCGAGCCAAACAGACAAGAGAAGTGTTTTATCAAAGTTTGAATAAAACTAAAGAGTGTTTTGAGATGATTCATTGTGACGTATGGGGTCCTTATAGAGTTCAATCTTCCAGTGGAGCTCGTTATTTTTTAACAATTGTAGATGATTTCTCAAGAACAGTTTGGACGTACTTACTACTTGAAAAATCAGAAGTTCAGACAGTGCTTCAAAATTTTTGTGCAATGGCGATGAGACAGTTTAATAAGGAAGTCAAGACAGTTCGCAGTGATAACGGAACAGAGTTTATGTGTCTTGCTCGCCACTTCCGTGAGAAAGGAATTATTCATCAAACGTCATGTGTTGCAACTCCTCAACAAAATGGTCGCGTTGAGAGGAAGCACAGGCATATTCTCAATGTGGCAAGATCGTTACTCTTTGAAGGAAACATGCCTATTCAGTTTTGGGGAGAAGCAATCTTGACAGCTTCGCATCTCATCAATAGAACTCCATCGAAGGTGCTTAATAACACCTCTCCTTATGAGTTATTATATGGAAAGAAACCATCTTATGAACATCTTAGAGTATTTGGAAGTTTGTGTTTTGTGCACGCCAAGTCGCGAGACAAGGATAAATTTGGATCAAGGAGCAGAAGATGTGTGTTTGTGGGTTATCCGTTCAACCAAAAAGGATGGAAAGTATTTGATCTAGAAACAGAGGAATTTCTCATATCACGAGATGTTATATTCAAAGAAACAGAATTTCCCTACTCTTCTCAGTCACCGGTCCCGGCAAACAGTCAGTTGACTACACAAGTTCAGATTGATGATGACTGGGAAATAACAAATCTGTCTCCTACTGAAGACAGGGGGAGTTCAGACCCAGTAAGTACTACACCGTTACCAGCTCCTGACCAAACACCGATCTCACAAACAGACGAAATAATTAACTTGCAGGAGAAGGCACCAACGTCTTCTACTCAACCAAACCCGGAAAGTTCAATTCAGAAACCTACAGTTTTAGTTTCAAATCCTACTGAGTCATCAAGTGACAGTGTGGTAGCTGTGAATGAAACATCTGGTCGTGGTCAAAGAGAAAGAGTACCGTCAGTTAAGCTCAAAGACTACATCACATACAATGCGATTCGTCTGGAAGACCCCTCTCTCTCATCTCCCTGTTCTGCATCTTCGTCATCGTGTAACGGTTCTGGTAAGACTCCTTACCCTCTAAATAATTATGTGTCTGATCTAAAGTTCTCTGTTTCCCACCAAGCCTTCCTAGCAGCTGTCACTGCTGGAGTAGAGCCTCGAAATTATTCAGAGGCCATCAAAGAAAAGGTATGGAGGGATTCTATGAAAAGAGAAGTGGTAGCCCATGAGGAACTTGGCACGTGGGATTTGGCAACTTTACCTCCTGGAAAACGTGCTATTGCATCAAAATGGGTACACAGAATCAAATACAATGCAGACGGCACCATTGAAAGACATAAGTCTCGTCTAGTTGGATGTGGAAACAGACAGATTGCAGGTGATGATTATGGTGAAACATTTGCTCCGGTTGTCAAAATGGCGACAGTTCGAAGTTTGTTAAGTCTTGTTGCAGCAAAGGGTTGGGAAGCTCATCAAATGGATGTTCACAACGCTTTCTTACATGGTGATCTAGAAGAGGAAGTTTATATGCGCTTACCACCTGGTTTTACTCATGAGGATCCACGCAAAGTTTGTAGGCTTCGTAAAGCTATTTATGGTTTGAAGCAAGCGCCTCGTTGCTGGTTTGCAAAGTTATCCAAGGCGCTAATTGAGTTTGGCTTTGTACAGTCATATTCAGATTATTCTTTATTCACATATACTAAAGGAATGAAAGAAGTTCGAGTTCTAGTATATGTTGATGATTTGGTCCTAGCAAGTAATGATCTCGGGTTACTAGAGAAGTTCAAGACCTATTTAGGTGATTGTTTTCGTATGAAGGACCTAGGCAAGTTAAAATACTTCTTGGGGATTGAGGTGGCAAGATCAGATGAAGGAATCTTCCTCTCTCAAAGAAAATATGCGTTGGACATTATTGCGGATTGTGGCTTACTTGGAGCTAAACCTGTGTCTATTCCGGTTGAGCAGAATCATCACTTGGCAGCAGACAAAGGACCGATGTTCTCCGACCCAAAGAAGTATAGACGCCTAGTAGGACGTCTTGTGTATTTATCAATAACGCGTCCTGAACTCTGTTATGCAATTCACCTATTATCTCAGTTTATGAAGGCACCGCATGTGGTGCATTGGGAAGCTGCTCTTCGTGTGGTTCGGTTTCTCAAAGGCTGTCCTGGACAAGGGATACTTTTACGTTCAGATAGCAATCTCGAACTCTCAGTATATGTCGACGCAGACTGGAGTACATGTCCACTCACGCGACGTTCCTTAAGTTCTTATGTTGTGCTTCTTGGAGGGAATCCTATTTCGTGGAAAACTAAGAAGCAGAAAACGGTTTCAGACTCTTCTGCTGAAGCAGAATATCGTGCAATGGCCGCAGCCACGAAAGAGATGAAATGGATCGTTCCTTTGATGAAAGAGCTTGGTGTTCAAGTTGACAAACCAGTTCCTTTCTTCTGTGATAGTAAAGCAGCGATTCATATAGCCGCTAACCCTGTTTTTCATGAGCGTACCAAACATATTGAAAGAGACTGTCACAGGGTGCGCGATGCCATTAAAGATCGTCTTATCTCTACTACATACGTCCGCAGCAAGGATCAGATTGCTGACATTTTAACCAAAGCTTTGGGGCGTTCTCAGTTTGAGTTTCTATCGTCCAAGTTGGGCATTCAAGATCTTCATGctccaacttgagggggagtattaggGAATCCTATTGTGATTAGGATTACCTATAGATAATGATAGACCTATATTGTTAGAGATAACTACAAGAAGATATAGGATATTGTGGTCGGTCATTCtcgtgtatatatattgttgtaaAGAGTTTCAATGAATACAAGTTAATAGTTTATCATTCAATCTCTACTTTACAGCATCAATGCATGTGAGTGTGTAAGCTGTTATAAATTTACGTATATGTAATAGTAATAGATTCGTATAATATAATAGAGTAGTAGACTGACTTTCTAGCCATCCATCGACTTTTCAAGATCCCATAATTACACGCGGATATATTTGTAGCTACGTGACAtgatgagtctctctctctctacttataaatatttttttctttcattttcccCAAAAtatgtctttttattttatcgCTTAATTTATCTGACGATCCAATAGATTCCATTATGAATGAAATGATTaatattatctttttgttttgagtCACAGGCGAGATAGTTTCATTACACATAGAGCCTTCTGTGACGCGTTGGCTCAAGAGAGTGCGAGACACCCAACTTCTTTGACTTCTTTACCAAGTCATCACTTCCCGTACGGACAAaacaccaactccaacaacaaCAGTTCAAGCATGATGCTTGGTTTGTCCCACACGGGGCCCCCACAGAATCTTGATCATCACTCTGGCGACGTTCTCCGACTTGGAAGCGGCGAAGGAGTAGGTGAAGGAGCCGCCTCACGCTCTTCATCTGATCTCATTGCTGCAAATTCTTCAGGTTACTTCATGCAAGACCAAAACCATAGCTTTCATGATCAACAACAAGGATTTTTGGCTGCAAGCAATAACATCAAGCCATCACCAATGAATTTTCAACAGAGTCTGATGCAGTTCTCGCATGATAGCCATAACTCTCCTTCCTCCAATCTCTTCAATCTCAGTTTCCTCTCTGGAAACAACGGAGTTGCTTCTGCTACAAGCAACCATAATGCTGCTGCTGTTTCTTCCGGTAATCTTATGATCTCGAACCATTTTGATGGCGAAAATGCTATtggaggcggaggaggagggGAAGGAAGCACGGGTCTCTTTCCTAACAATATGATTAACTCGACggacagaacaagctcaggaGCAGTGCCTTCACTCTTTAGCTCATCAATGCAAAATCCCATATCAACACCTCAAATGTCAGCCACTGCTCTTCTTCAAAAAGCTGCTCAAATGGGTTCAACCtcaagcaacaacaacaacaacaacaacaacaacggaagcagcaacaataataataacaatgcCTCATCCATTCTAAGAAACTTTGGGAGTGGAATGTACGGAGAAAACGAGAGTAATCTCTACGATTTGATGAACTCTTTCTCTAACCCCGATCCAACGGGAAACAACTCTAATGGAGTAAATTCTCCGTTTGGTTCGTACAGAGGAGTGAACAAGGGATTAAACGCTGATAAACAAAGCTTGACTAGAGACTTTCTTGGAGTTGGACAGATCGTAAGAAGCATGAGTGGAAGCGGAGGGgttcaacaacagcaacaacaacatggGAATAGTAGAGAAAGAGTTGGCTCTTCGTCGGATTCTGTCGATAGAAACAGCAACACTTTTAATCCTGGTGGTGGTCCGGCAACTTCACCACCGTATGGAATCCATCATGCTAGTTTCTAGCTaagagaatttttttaaaaaggtttcTATTCATCGACATAGATGCTATCTTTTTCAGGTACGCATGTCGTCATCAAAATCGGCAATTATAGTTTTGTTGCAAGTCTCTTGATACTTAAGTTTATCAGCAAAAAATAGTTGCAATTTATCTAAACTCAGCTCCTTTTTCTCTCTTGTAAAAGATTTTGCGTTTATAGTTTGTAAAAATGGATTCATGACTCTTAAAAATAATTGCAGATGAGTTTATGCCTTTATGGTTTGAGaatgtataattttattgttttgttttaaatggTTCGTAGAGTTCTTcatatgtgatatatatatttttggcttATGAAATGTTATATACAAACATTATTATTGTTTCTCATGGCTTGTAGTTTCAGATAAATGagtaatttgtttattttgaacTCAATTTCGagtctttgttctctctatatatatgtattagtgTCACATCTAAAACGAACACTATACTAACGAGTTTAAGCTATAACgagtttatttgttttatttatttatttttgttaaaaagcAGTTTTGGTATTTGTTTTTGGCTGTACTATTTATCGTCTTATCATTGCATGGTGCAGTCAATGAGTTGGAGGGTGCAAGCAGCTTTTGCTACGtttctttgtctttttgtttttattttcttatatttgccgttttattcttttatttcttttcatttgtcaTCCTCACTAGCTGGCAATGTCACGAGTGTTTGTCCTGTGATCCCCCTTTCTAAATATTTCGATACATGTATACATACATGTCACATGtgcatataacatataaatataaatatgcaTTTGTATAATTTTGTACGTAATATGCTCCTACCATATCCTAAGGCTTGTCCCGATCATATTTGAATTTTCCGATCATATATGAATTTGACGGTctaaaaatgtttcaaaattcaCAGTCTACATTACTGATGCTGATTTTTCCGGTTAATAATAGCATCAATATGAAACTAGTTCTAATGCAAATATAGTTTGCACCGTTTTGATTTCGCTTGGAAGcatgttttcaaaaatatatcattatttttttaacaaaactaataacttaaaaaaaaaatttgaatctgGATTATGATTTCGTTTCTTAATGATCTtaacaattaaatttattttagccAAATCCGAAACACATTTAATATCCAATAGGTTGGGTGATTGGGTATGTTTGGGGAGAGAAGAGGGGATATTTTACAGAAATTTCAGTGCATCTttagccttttttttttgttgatttaaattttgtgtgtgtgaacataaaatacattactGAAGACCACATCTGTAATTTTTGGAACAATTAATGATattaataattgttttataatgtCATTGtcgtaataattaatttatttgaagaatatatatcaataaaattataatcccctatatattatttgagaagcattgcaacatttttttatagCCACGtctcatcactagaatgatttttagaatctttagagaaataggttggtccatctaaatatataataaacttttaattaaaccacaataaatacattattaatgtgcttcattatttccttaaataagattacggaattgcctaatgtggttaaaatatataagacaattaatgattttgaataataaagatttgataaaaataagtgtgtactataattatatttgtttaattttaagctattaaaataaattaaaaaatcatagtaaccatataataaaaattaaaaagattatttatatattatattttgaattttaaaaacgagtataaattactaaaactgttaaaagtttcacattcaaattttgtaatctatgatttaaaacttttgttatgacatgatacaaataattaaaaaataatataagttgaaagtctcatttaataagtatcaaaaataaaagatatataaatatatgtaccattttaaattaaactatatgccatataaaaatacataaatatcttaattttgaaatttactttgaatattttttgattaaaaaattgaaa comes from Brassica rapa cultivar Chiifu-401-42 chromosome A02, CAAS_Brap_v3.01, whole genome shotgun sequence and encodes:
- the LOC103854020 gene encoding protein indeterminate-domain 5, chloroplastic, which codes for MAASSSSNASFFGVREEDQTHLLPPNPSAAVAPPPHHQPPQSQQPLEAPPQKKKRNQPRTPNSDAEVIALSPKTLMATNRFICEVCNKGFQREQNLQLHRRGHNLPWKLKQKSTKEVKRKVYLCPEPTCVHHDPSRALGDLTGIKKHYYRKHGEKKWKCEKCSKRYAVQSDWKAHSKTCGTKEYRCDCGTLFSRRDSFITHRAFCDALAQESARHPTSLTSLPSHHFPYGQNTNSNNNSSSMMLGLSHTGPPQNLDHHSGDVLRLGSGEGVGEGAASRSSSDLIAANSSGYFMQDQNHSFHDQQQGFLAASNNIKPSPMNFQQSLMQFSHDSHNSPSSNLFNLSFLSGNNGVASATSNHNAAAVSSGNLMISNHFDGENAIGGGGGGEGSTGLFPNNMINSTDRTSSGAVPSLFSSSMQNPISTPQMSATALLQKAAQMGSTSSNNNNNNNNNGSSNNNNNNASSILRNFGSGMYGENESNLYDLMNSFSNPDPTGNNSNGVNSPFGSYRGVNKGLNADKQSLTRDFLGVGQIVRSMSGSGGVQQQQQQHGNSRERVGSSSDSVDRNSNTFNPGGGPATSPPYGIHHASF